AACCTCTGAAACTGTCAAACTGTGGCCGAGTCTAAAATTAATGAATCTGATGCTAGTAGGTAGATATCATTTATGAGTGAAAAGAAAAGCTTTTACACAAAACACATCTCATTCTTTTCCTTCTGCATCACATCATCCAggtgaaaagaaaaaacaacaaaaactttAGATAGATAGAACTCGCACTTTAACCAAGTCACATAAGATTACGATTAAACTGCTAAGAACAAGGAAAACATATGATCTCAGACATCAATCCTCCCGGTCGGAGACAGTGCGCTGCTCCGGTTTCTAGGAGACAAGTTAACAAACTCCAAAGCCTGTGTTCTGAGCTGAACAGGATAATCAGCTGCACAACCGATCCTTGGACCAGCTCCTGTCGACCATTTCAGCATTAACTGATGACCCAACTGTAAAGATTTCGACTGTTTCTTGGAGTTGATCCTTTGTAAGATTGCTTTCTGTGGAACGTCAGCTTTTGGGCTTTCAAGCCCACCTGAAAGGGTTCTCTGGTAACTACTCCGTTTGATCTCCTCAAGTGTTCCGTTGCCGTTTTCATCAGTTTCAGCCTCTGCGTTGGATGGCGTTGGCTCCTCTTTCTTTAAAGACTTGGTCCCATCTCCATTGGGTTTAAAGTAATCATCGTAGCTGTCGGAATCTTCACTAGCTTTGTGCACCTACACAGACAAAAGTAACTATATTATTAGCTCTCAAGTAGTCTCTTCTCATATCATTTGGTAATCAAGATTTGATTCGTGTAAGGTTGAGTAGAACAAGAGTTTACCTCAACACCGTCTAGATTCACTGCGTTCTCTCTGAGAAACGAGAGAAATATGTCAAGGCTATCATCTGATGGCTTGTAATGACCACTGTATGCAGAGATTGTCTGAAAGAAATGCAAGAAGACAACGGAGACATATCAATTACAAAAACATAACAAAGATACACAAGGCCAGAGATTTCGGGGGATATAAGCAATTTAATAAGGATcttaataaaaaacttttttttaacaattttggAGGCATATGtctatataaattatcttttaaaatttgaaagcCATAGGCCAATGTGTCATTTGTCTATGTCCACGACAGGCTCTGCCGCAGACATAACTTAAGTTGCAGACTTGGTAAAATTACCTTGAGAACTCCATTGTCAACAACCACCCTCCCTGCGGCTAGTGTTGCTCCTCCGGCCAAAAAGCTTGAGTGATGGAaccttcctttcttcttctgaagTAGACATAAACCAAAAACTATTAACAATCTTCTTCAATTACAATTATCAAGTTATACAAGGATAAACAGGTTTTCAAGAAGACCTACCAGACCGGCATATAGTTTCTTGAAAGTACTCATAACAAAGATCCACTTTGTCCCCTCAGATCCGTGCATGGTGTGTAGAAACTGTCCGGTTAACTTGTGAACAATCTTCCCTTCAATGATCTCATACTCATACTCTTCCCTCTCTTGCTGATAATGAGAAAAGATTCACATGAGAAATAGCCAAAatatgttaaataaataattgacaAGAAAAGTATGGCACGTACAGGTCCAAGATATCTGATGCATTGCTGCTTAAGCTTCGACCTTGGACATTCTACCAGATCCAGATCTTTCCCTTCTCCAACATCCAACCTGCAAGAAACCGATTTTTCACATTCAGATAAGATTTGTTTTCTTGtgatcaagaaaacaaaatgaaccTTAGATAGTCATGGTGGATTTTGATTGTATATGTTAGAAccgaaaaacaaaatcaataaatGGTTTACAAAAACGAAAACAAATGGTTTATATAAAccggaaaacaaaaattacagTTTTTTGTTAAATAGATATATTGTCAACAAAAGAATAGTCTCCGCTTTAAAAGTGCTAAATCTAGTTTAGTTTAAAGGTGTTAACATACCAGTAGAAAAATGGCTGACCAGCATCAGCTTTGCACCACACTTCATAGTACAAATGCAGGTTGTGTCCATACCGGTGCCTAGGATCAATCTGATTATAAAAGTTTCATGTTGTTTAGTCTTCTTGTTACACCAAAAAATCAATTAATCTAAATattaacaacaaacaaaaagaagataaaagtaATTACAGCTTCAATCCAATGCTGAAAGGCCAATTTCTCAGCTTTGTCGACTATGGACAGACCCTTCCCCACCTAACCACAAGATTACAAAAACCCTTAAACCAACTGGATTATTTTtcttacaataatattttttttgtaaattttcatcttgacatatatatatatatatatatattttttaatattttcttacaataatacatttatttgggaaattttatctttacgttttttaaaaatatttttcttgcaATAATATTTGGTTGAGAAAAATTTCATCTCGACATATATATACTTGATATTTTGCCTACAATAATACTTATTTGAGAATTTTCATCttgacatatatttttttgttttcttacaaTAATACTTTTTGAACTTGGTTTACAATAAtacttatttgaaaaaaaaatcatctggacatatatatatatatatatatctacacagatatttttttaattggaaaTCAGATACGACTctactttttcaaaaataaaacaaaaatcagataCGACTCTCAACGCTGAGACATTTTCAGATAATTTTTCTTACGATAATATTTATTTCAGAACTTTTTGATATTATTAAGACCAAAAGAATAAGGCACCAGACATACCTTAGAAGCATTCAAGCTCACACGATTCCACCTGGAAACTGCAGTTTCAGGTCTTGAGTAATCAAAGAATGAGATCGTACTATGATTTAATCTCGCATAATCCATCGCTTGCCACCTTTATTAAATCATTAACTAACATTAATCATTCAAACTAATCCCCTCCATCTATTTAAAACTTTAGTAAAGATTATTACCAGAGCTCTTCGGCGACAACCACAGAGTCCGCTAGTCTCCGGCGCGTGCGATAACTCCTGTAAACCTTCTGCACTTTCACCGCCGCCAAGCTAGAAGGCGAGTCAGGACACGCGCCTTCAAGGGCCTCGGTGAAGTTAGCGAAAGATTCTGCTCTGCG
This Brassica napus cultivar Da-Ae chromosome C6, Da-Ae, whole genome shotgun sequence DNA region includes the following protein-coding sequences:
- the LOC111207190 gene encoding IQ domain-containing protein IQM3 isoform X2, whose translation is MQVVAKFDFQSPPFSHAAGEILISPVDRRAESFANFTEALEGACPDSPSSLAAVKVQKVYRSYRTRRRLADSVVVAEELWWQAMDYARLNHSTISFFDYSRPETAVSRWNRVSLNASKIDPRHRYGHNLHLYYEVWCKADAGQPFFYWLDVGEGKDLDLVECPRSKLKQQCIRYLGPQEREEYEYEIIEGKIVHKLTGQFLHTMHGSEGTKWIFVMSTFKKLYAGLKKKGRFHHSSFLAGGATLAAGRVVVDNGVLKTISAYSGHYKPSDDSLDIFLSFLRENAVNLDGVEVHKASEDSDSYDDYFKPNGDGTKSLKKEEPTPSNAEAETDENGNGTLEEIKRSSYQRTLSGGLESPKADVPQKAILQRINSKKQSKSLQLGHQLMLKWSTGAGPRIGCAADYPVQLRTQALEFVNLSPRNRSSALSPTGRIDV
- the LOC111207190 gene encoding IQ domain-containing protein IQM3 isoform X1, with product MQVVAKFDFQSPPFSHAAGEILISPVDRRAESFANFTEALEGACPDSPSSLAAVKVQKVYRSYRTRRRLADSVVVAEELWWQAMDYARLNHSTISFFDYSRPETAVSRWNRVSLNASKVGKGLSIVDKAEKLAFQHWIEAIDPRHRYGHNLHLYYEVWCKADAGQPFFYWLDVGEGKDLDLVECPRSKLKQQCIRYLGPQEREEYEYEIIEGKIVHKLTGQFLHTMHGSEGTKWIFVMSTFKKLYAGLKKKGRFHHSSFLAGGATLAAGRVVVDNGVLKTISAYSGHYKPSDDSLDIFLSFLRENAVNLDGVEVHKASEDSDSYDDYFKPNGDGTKSLKKEEPTPSNAEAETDENGNGTLEEIKRSSYQRTLSGGLESPKADVPQKAILQRINSKKQSKSLQLGHQLMLKWSTGAGPRIGCAADYPVQLRTQALEFVNLSPRNRSSALSPTGRIDV